A single window of Acinetobacter wuhouensis DNA harbors:
- a CDS encoding tetratricopeptide repeat protein, which translates to MELIEAEELFNQALEAEKNNEIDRAIELLSQIIKSSDELKIIYAKAQFNRGLLLNKQNKFAEAEEAYKKVLREDNAKVYVKAQYSLGLLLSYLKRYEAAEEAYGNIIREDNKQIYAGTQLNLGLLLNKQNKFAEAEEAYKKVLREDNAEAYVKAQFRLGLLLNYLKRYEAAEEAYRKVLREDSAEIYAKAQFSLGLLLNYLKRYEETEEAYKKVLREDNAEAYAKAQFKLGLLLNYLEQFKEAEKAFKKVLRKDNPIIYASAQLNLGFFYHKKDQSQLCLQHLRKVKRIDSCFAYAYAQYALWLKTNNKIYLKHVLKTDDEEQFYSAQFHLGELEYISNKSKLSQILDYWNNISEKSEWYPKIYYKKHLIEKVLSIKSIESSALLDIFKKVDLLLNSLVIKNENEDLIAHYTSPFVAKLLVAKEICGFKENSNIRLNTIDLMNDPTEGEILNHYLNISSDLISTNDQAFMGCFTLHHDSLNQFRLYGKEDQKEGSGLSLILSNLFFEQENSFSNIRLQNTSNSISESNGVTENDDSESDLDISSITESLNEKIIQKLPLYRCIYIDPDSKLIEISHREEWTFCREAKSSKSDKWDNYSKDIKELRDGVREEFQNLENLIQPLYQKISKNIKKYLNEAELLAEILLPLRFLVKHMAFKEEQECRVVYVTQWDDHFVQYDQDRNRFYIDYGQDVVTHLKKIYLGPHAVHEKNMFEYLCAHAKQNNRTEHEVKIKTSHNPLR; encoded by the coding sequence ATGGAGTTAATAGAAGCAGAAGAGCTGTTTAATCAAGCATTGGAAGCAGAGAAGAATAACGAGATTGACAGAGCAATTGAATTATTGTCCCAGATTATAAAATCTTCCGATGAGCTTAAAATAATTTATGCAAAAGCACAATTTAATCGGGGACTTTTATTAAACAAGCAAAATAAATTTGCAGAAGCTGAGGAAGCTTATAAAAAGGTTTTAAGAGAAGATAATGCTAAAGTATATGTTAAAGCACAATATAGTTTAGGTTTATTATTAAGTTATTTAAAAAGATATGAAGCAGCTGAGGAAGCTTATGGAAACATAATAAGAGAAGATAATAAGCAAATTTATGCGGGTACGCAGTTAAATTTAGGACTTTTATTAAACAAGCAAAATAAATTTGCAGAAGCTGAGGAAGCTTATAAAAAGGTTTTAAGAGAAGATAATGCTGAAGCATATGTTAAAGCACAGTTTAGATTAGGTTTATTGTTAAATTATTTAAAAAGATATGAAGCAGCTGAAGAAGCGTATAGAAAGGTTTTAAGAGAAGATAGTGCTGAAATATATGCTAAAGCACAGTTTAGTTTAGGTTTATTGTTAAATTATTTAAAAAGATATGAAGAAACTGAGGAAGCTTATAAAAAGGTTTTAAGAGAAGATAATGCAGAAGCATATGCTAAAGCACAGTTTAAATTAGGTTTATTATTAAATTATTTAGAGCAATTTAAAGAAGCAGAGAAAGCATTTAAAAAAGTTTTAAGAAAAGATAATCCTATAATATATGCAAGCGCTCAACTGAATTTAGGTTTTTTCTACCATAAAAAAGATCAAAGTCAATTATGTTTACAGCATCTAAGAAAAGTAAAAAGAATAGATTCTTGTTTTGCATATGCATATGCACAATATGCTCTATGGTTAAAAACTAACAATAAGATTTATTTAAAACATGTCTTGAAAACAGATGATGAAGAACAATTCTATAGTGCACAATTTCACTTAGGTGAATTGGAGTATATATCTAATAAATCTAAATTATCTCAGATATTAGATTATTGGAATAATATTTCAGAAAAGTCTGAATGGTATCCTAAGATATATTATAAAAAGCATTTAATAGAGAAAGTATTAAGTATTAAGAGCATTGAATCTTCGGCGCTATTGGATATATTTAAAAAAGTTGATTTACTTTTAAACTCATTAGTTATTAAAAATGAAAATGAAGATTTAATCGCGCATTACACTTCTCCTTTTGTTGCAAAATTATTGGTTGCTAAAGAGATTTGTGGATTTAAAGAAAATTCAAATATAAGGTTAAATACGATTGATTTGATGAATGATCCAACCGAAGGAGAAATTCTAAATCATTACTTAAATATTTCATCCGATTTGATTTCAACGAATGATCAGGCATTTATGGGTTGTTTTACTTTACATCATGATTCATTAAATCAATTTCGTCTTTATGGTAAGGAAGATCAAAAAGAGGGTAGCGGATTGAGTTTGATTTTATCAAATCTATTTTTTGAGCAAGAGAATAGTTTTTCTAATATCAGACTTCAAAATACCAGTAATTCAATTTCTGAAAGTAATGGTGTTACAGAAAATGATGATTCGGAAAGTGATCTTGATATTAGCTCTATAACGGAAAGTTTGAATGAAAAAATTATTCAAAAATTGCCTTTATATCGTTGTATTTATATTGATCCAGACTCAAAGCTTATTGAAATATCACACCGAGAAGAATGGACGTTTTGTAGAGAAGCAAAAAGTTCAAAGAGTGATAAATGGGATAATTATTCAAAGGATATAAAAGAATTACGTGATGGAGTAAGAGAAGAGTTTCAAAACTTGGAAAATTTAATACAACCTTTGTATCAAAAAATTTCTAAAAATATAAAAAAATACTTGAATGAAGCTGAACTTTTAGCCGAAATTTTATTACCACTTAGATTCCTGGTTAAACACATGGCATTCAAAGAAGAACAAGAGTGCCGTGTTGTTTATGTAACTCAATGGGATGATCATTTTGTTCAGTATGATCAAGATAGGAATCGTTTCTATATAGATTATGGTCAAGATGTTGTTACCCATTTGAAAAAAATTTATTTAGGTCCTCATGCAGTACATGAAAAAAATATGTTTGAGTATTTATGTGCTCATGCAAAGCAAAATAATCGAACAGAACATGAGGTGAAGATTAAAACTTCACATAATCCTTTAAGATAA
- a CDS encoding DNA transfer protein p32: MKKTVMIMMCASLPLMMLTGCENMSANDKRIASAALGGAVGGGVGNHAGNGVGAAVGAGGGAAVGSKANNGSNRNATYSGVGAGIGAVLGKGIFGGDTGAAIGGAIGGGAGSAIETKK; the protein is encoded by the coding sequence ATGAAAAAGACAGTAATGATCATGATGTGCGCAAGCTTACCGTTAATGATGTTGACTGGTTGTGAAAACATGTCTGCAAACGACAAGCGTATCGCTTCTGCTGCACTTGGTGGTGCAGTGGGCGGTGGTGTAGGTAATCACGCGGGTAATGGTGTCGGCGCTGCAGTCGGTGCTGGTGGTGGTGCGGCTGTCGGTAGCAAGGCTAATAATGGCTCAAACCGTAATGCAACATATAGCGGTGTAGGTGCAGGTATCGGTGCTGTGCTTGGTAAAGGTATCTTCGGTGGAGATACTGGTGCCGCAATTGGTGGTGCAATTGGTGGTGGTGCTGGTTCTGCAATTGAAACTAAGAAGTAA
- a CDS encoding PaaI family thioesterase: MNSLIKKLQTIPFVSKFMLNHYSPYKGAGIEIDKIDLKNFHVRVKMPLTQRNQNVVGVHFGGSLYSMVDPFYMLILMHHLGPKYIVWDKAATINFLSPGRSTVYADIRLDLNEIDHIKKLADNYQPVYRNYTLNIFDDSGLRIAEVQKTVYIRRKKSKPFKR, encoded by the coding sequence ATGAATTCACTAATCAAGAAACTACAGACAATCCCCTTTGTCTCTAAGTTTATGTTGAATCACTATTCACCCTACAAGGGTGCTGGTATCGAGATTGATAAAATTGATCTCAAAAATTTCCATGTTCGTGTCAAAATGCCTTTAACTCAGCGCAATCAGAATGTTGTCGGCGTACATTTTGGCGGTAGCCTATATTCGATGGTTGATCCATTCTATATGTTGATTTTGATGCATCATCTTGGACCTAAATATATCGTTTGGGACAAAGCGGCAACCATTAATTTTCTCTCACCAGGACGAAGTACGGTCTATGCAGATATTCGCTTAGATTTAAATGAAATAGATCACATCAAAAAACTGGCTGATAATTACCAACCCGTTTATCGAAATTACACTTTAAATATTTTTGATGATTCTGGACTAAGAATCGCAGAAGTTCAAAAGACTGTATATATCCGTAGAAAAAAATCAAAGCCATTTAAACGCTAA
- a CDS encoding alpha/beta fold hydrolase: MQAQSYWISTQDQQKLYAKTWGNVEKPALVLVHGYPDNQEVWEPIIENLIHDFYIVTYDVRGAGESSVPKRIRDYALPRLSLDLECVVNALLPNRSFHLAAHDWGSIQSWESATEAKFKDRMLSYTTISGPCLDHAAFWMRDQFANQKSKFFKQLFKSWYIVAFQLPILAPTVWHFFNPERWGMVLSQLEKTKGLPLNQNISKDGEHGISLYRANFIPRLTRPRQRHAICPVQAVVLKRDKFVSPELIDEMPKWVEKFERVEVDANHWAVLSRPQEIAGYIAQFAHKNQN; encoded by the coding sequence ATGCAAGCGCAAAGTTATTGGATTTCCACTCAAGATCAACAAAAACTATATGCAAAAACATGGGGCAATGTTGAAAAACCGGCTTTAGTCTTGGTACATGGTTATCCCGATAATCAGGAAGTTTGGGAACCGATCATTGAAAATTTAATTCATGATTTTTATATCGTGACTTATGATGTGCGTGGTGCAGGTGAGTCGAGTGTACCAAAGCGTATTCGTGATTATGCATTACCGCGTTTGTCTTTAGACTTAGAGTGTGTGGTCAATGCGCTTTTACCAAATCGTAGCTTTCACTTAGCTGCACATGATTGGGGTTCTATTCAGTCATGGGAATCAGCCACTGAAGCAAAATTTAAAGATCGTATGTTGTCTTATACGACGATTTCTGGTCCATGTTTAGATCATGCTGCTTTCTGGATGCGCGATCAATTTGCCAATCAAAAAAGTAAATTTTTCAAACAATTATTTAAGTCTTGGTACATTGTTGCATTTCAACTGCCGATCCTAGCACCTACAGTTTGGCATTTCTTTAATCCTGAGCGTTGGGGCATGGTACTGAGTCAGTTGGAGAAAACCAAAGGCTTACCATTAAATCAAAATATTTCTAAAGATGGTGAACATGGGATTAGTTTATATCGAGCGAACTTTATTCCTCGTTTAACACGACCACGTCAGCGTCATGCAATATGCCCTGTACAGGCAGTCGTGTTAAAGCGTGATAAGTTTGTCAGCCCAGAATTGATCGATGAAATGCCAAAATGGGTCGAAAAATTTGAACGTGTGGAAGTAGATGCAAACCATTGGGCAGTATTGAGTCGTCCACAAGAAATTGCAGGATATATTGCTCAGTTCGCCCATAAAAACCAAAATTAA
- a CDS encoding Na+/H+ antiporter family protein yields the protein MIAIIAAIVVMFGLSLARVPVVFALIIGAMTGGLMAGLGLHGTLEAFNNGLGGGAKIALAYGVLGAFAVALAKSGLPDLLAYKLIKMLKADANVSAQKTVKYVIFLTIALAAISSQNLIPVHIAFIPVLIPPLLSVFNHLNLDRRAVVCLLTFGLCATYMLVPVGFGAIFLNDILGQNINTFGKPYGFAISYDQIPKAMAIPVLGMFVGLLFALFVSYRKPRHYQDIQVENKSQQISNEVKAGEDGKPQVATFTLIMAAVAVAMTLLVQVKSDSMILAGLVGVAILSCAGIFKWKEADDVIVSGMRMMALVGFIMISAQGFASVIEATNQVPALVQASVEWIGNSKALAAFLMLLIGLLITLGIGSSFSTVPILAIIYVPLCIQFGFSPMATITIIGTAAALGDAGSPASDSTLGPTAGLNMDGQHDHMKDSVVPTFIHFNIPLLIFGWIAAMVL from the coding sequence ATGATCGCAATTATTGCTGCTATTGTAGTCATGTTTGGACTATCTCTAGCTCGTGTACCTGTAGTTTTTGCTCTAATTATTGGGGCAATGACAGGCGGATTAATGGCAGGGCTAGGGTTACACGGAACTTTAGAAGCTTTTAATAATGGTTTGGGCGGTGGTGCAAAAATTGCACTGGCTTATGGGGTATTGGGTGCTTTTGCAGTGGCTTTGGCAAAATCAGGCTTACCCGATTTATTGGCGTACAAACTCATTAAAATGTTAAAAGCTGATGCGAATGTGTCCGCTCAGAAAACAGTAAAGTATGTAATTTTCTTGACGATTGCTTTAGCTGCAATTTCTTCACAAAACTTAATACCTGTACATATTGCATTTATTCCTGTGCTCATTCCACCATTACTGAGTGTGTTTAATCATTTGAATTTAGACCGTAGAGCTGTTGTATGTTTGCTCACCTTTGGTCTATGTGCGACTTATATGTTAGTCCCAGTAGGTTTTGGTGCAATTTTCTTGAATGATATATTGGGTCAAAATATCAATACCTTTGGTAAGCCTTATGGTTTTGCGATTAGTTATGATCAAATTCCGAAGGCAATGGCAATCCCAGTATTGGGGATGTTTGTTGGCTTATTATTTGCCTTATTTGTGAGCTATCGTAAGCCAAGACATTATCAAGACATTCAAGTTGAAAATAAATCACAGCAAATCTCGAATGAAGTTAAAGCAGGAGAGGATGGAAAGCCACAAGTTGCGACTTTTACATTGATTATGGCTGCAGTTGCTGTCGCCATGACTTTGTTAGTACAAGTAAAATCTGATTCGATGATTTTGGCTGGTTTAGTTGGTGTTGCAATCTTAAGTTGTGCAGGTATTTTTAAATGGAAAGAAGCTGATGATGTGATTGTCAGTGGGATGCGAATGATGGCATTGGTTGGCTTTATCATGATCTCTGCGCAAGGTTTTGCATCGGTGATTGAGGCAACCAATCAAGTACCAGCTTTGGTGCAAGCATCGGTCGAGTGGATCGGCAATAGTAAGGCTTTAGCTGCATTTTTAATGCTTTTGATTGGCTTGTTGATCACTTTAGGAATTGGTTCTTCATTCTCTACTGTGCCAATTTTAGCGATTATCTACGTGCCTTTATGTATTCAATTTGGTTTTAGCCCTATGGCAACCATTACCATTATTGGTACTGCCGCAGCTTTGGGTGATGCGGGTTCACCAGCTTCAGACTCTACATTAGGTCCGACTGCGGGTCTGAATATGGATGGTCAACATGATCATATGAAGGACAGTGTTGTTCCAACCTTTATTCACTTTAATATTCCATTATTAATTTTTGGTTGGATTGCAGCAATGGTGTTGTAA
- a CDS encoding OmpW/AlkL family protein: MLKQVAIIALMGMSASASASAMAGQWQVKVGGSVIAPTTDSDVAGVGTVKADHEFAFTPSVEYFFNDNISTELLLAAPINHDVSIDGADAVKIKHLPPTVTFKYNLKNSTRFTPYIGVGGTAFVAWDEKTKGDLADLGAKVKVKEDFGFAGQIGFNFQPADAKNWGVFFDARYAQLSPEVKVKVGKDTIAKFDLDIDPMVYTLGYSYKF; this comes from the coding sequence ATGTTGAAACAAGTCGCGATTATTGCATTAATGGGAATGTCTGCTTCTGCTTCTGCTTCTGCTATGGCAGGTCAATGGCAAGTGAAAGTAGGTGGTTCTGTAATTGCACCGACTACAGATAGTGATGTTGCTGGTGTAGGTACAGTAAAAGCTGATCATGAATTTGCATTTACGCCATCTGTTGAATATTTCTTTAATGATAATATTTCGACTGAATTGCTTTTAGCTGCACCTATTAATCATGATGTTTCTATTGATGGTGCGGACGCTGTAAAAATTAAACACTTACCACCAACAGTAACTTTTAAATATAATCTTAAAAACTCAACCCGTTTTACCCCTTATATCGGTGTAGGTGGTACAGCATTTGTTGCTTGGGATGAAAAAACTAAAGGTGATTTAGCTGATTTAGGCGCTAAAGTTAAAGTGAAAGAAGATTTCGGTTTTGCAGGGCAAATCGGTTTTAACTTCCAACCTGCTGATGCAAAAAATTGGGGTGTATTCTTTGATGCACGTTATGCTCAGTTAAGCCCAGAAGTTAAAGTAAAAGTAGGTAAAGACACAATTGCTAAATTCGATCTAGACATCGACCCAATGGTTTATACTCTTGGTTATAGCTATAAATTCTAA
- a CDS encoding OmpW/AlkL family protein, whose translation MQKSLFVVALSFCAVSTSFASNWQLKVGGSLLAPASNNGTLAGAKADVSYEYNLTPSVEYFFGDSPFSAELLLAVAPFKHDIKLDGAEAATFKHLPPTITAKYHLKNSTRFTPYIGVGLTVAVPWDEKLRGSNSKLEADVTYGVAGQLGFNFQPADAKNWGVFADVRYAQVESDVKLDGKDIGTLEVNPLVYTLGYSYRF comes from the coding sequence ATACAAAAATCACTTTTCGTTGTTGCACTGAGTTTTTGTGCAGTTTCAACGAGTTTTGCATCGAATTGGCAATTAAAAGTCGGTGGAAGTTTATTAGCGCCTGCCAGTAATAATGGCACACTTGCTGGTGCAAAAGCCGATGTGAGCTATGAATATAACTTAACCCCTTCTGTTGAATACTTTTTTGGTGATTCACCTTTTTCGGCAGAGCTACTTCTCGCTGTTGCACCCTTCAAGCATGACATTAAATTAGATGGCGCTGAAGCTGCGACATTTAAGCATTTACCACCAACAATCACTGCAAAATATCATTTAAAAAATAGTACTCGCTTCACGCCATATATAGGTGTTGGGTTGACAGTTGCAGTACCTTGGGATGAGAAGTTAAGAGGAAGTAACTCAAAACTTGAAGCCGATGTGACTTATGGTGTCGCAGGGCAATTGGGCTTTAATTTCCAACCTGCTGATGCCAAGAACTGGGGCGTATTTGCAGATGTACGTTATGCGCAAGTTGAAAGCGATGTGAAACTAGATGGTAAAGACATCGGCACTTTAGAGGTGAATCCTTTGGTGTATACCTTAGGTTATAGTTACAGGTTCTAA
- a CDS encoding lysozyme inhibitor LprI family protein produces the protein MKALIFILLGLLSGISISHAASFNCERAQTQTEHTVCEQLSLNDADVKMATTYNIIRKLVPMGTRGVIQDQQVKWLQLRDQCQDNVNCLTEVYKMRQQKLDIYMNNIYKQGPF, from the coding sequence ATGAAAGCTTTGATTTTCATTCTATTAGGCTTATTGAGTGGTATATCTATCAGCCATGCCGCCAGTTTTAATTGTGAGCGCGCACAGACTCAAACTGAACATACGGTATGTGAACAATTGAGTTTGAATGATGCCGATGTAAAAATGGCAACGACCTATAATATTATTCGTAAACTTGTCCCGATGGGGACGCGTGGTGTCATTCAAGATCAACAAGTGAAATGGTTACAGCTTCGAGATCAATGCCAAGACAATGTGAATTGCTTAACCGAAGTCTATAAAATGCGCCAGCAGAAGTTGGATATTTATATGAACAATATTTATAAACAGGGACCATTTTAA
- the htpG gene encoding molecular chaperone HtpG, whose translation MSEQTTQKHSFQAEVAQLLHLVTHSLYSNPEIFLRELISNASDACDKLRFEGINHPEYYENDPDLHVRVSLDKDAKTITISDNGIGLTQQEAIDNLGTIAKSGTKDFMSKLSGDQKADAQLIGQFGVGFYSGFIVAEKITVESRRAGEPESDGVRWISGGTGDFEVEVINKASRGTDIILHLRDDALEYLESYKVKQIINKYSDHISLPIEMQKEVWQEEEVAEGEEPKGGQYVKTDEWEAINSASALWTRNKSEVTEEQYVEFYKNLTHDFEAPLAWTHNRVEGSTEYTQLLYIPSKAASNIFTREAKAGIKLYVKRVFIMDEADNLIPNYLRFVQGVVDSADLPLNVSRELLQESRDVKTIREGNTRRVLTTLDGLAKSEDAADQEKFKTFYAEFGSVIKEGLGEDMGNRDRILKLLRFSTSTNDEVSTSLEAYKARMKDGQKAIYYVTADSLAAAKNSPQLELFRKKDIEVLLMADRVDEWAMEFVHEFDGTPMQNVAKGAVDLGDLQDAEEKKALEAAAEQFKPVVDKLSDSLKAKTKEVRVTTRLVDSPACLVTGEGELSPQLVRMLKQAGQAVPESKPILEINPEHPLVKKLESSAQFDDLANVIFDQAVIAEGGLPDDPAEYVKRINNLLLK comes from the coding sequence ATGAGCGAACAAACAACACAAAAACATAGCTTCCAAGCGGAAGTGGCTCAACTTTTACATTTGGTGACCCATTCTCTTTATTCAAATCCTGAAATTTTCCTCCGTGAATTGATTTCCAATGCGTCAGACGCATGTGACAAATTACGTTTTGAAGGGATCAATCATCCTGAATACTATGAAAATGATCCTGACCTGCATGTCCGTGTTAGCTTAGACAAAGATGCGAAAACCATTACCATTTCAGACAATGGGATTGGCTTAACTCAACAAGAGGCGATTGATAACCTCGGTACGATTGCCAAATCGGGCACCAAAGACTTTATGTCGAAATTATCTGGTGATCAAAAAGCTGATGCGCAATTGATTGGTCAGTTCGGTGTAGGTTTCTATTCAGGCTTTATTGTGGCTGAGAAAATTACGGTTGAATCACGCCGTGCGGGTGAACCTGAGTCTGATGGTGTGCGTTGGATCAGTGGCGGTACGGGTGATTTCGAAGTTGAAGTGATCAACAAGGCTTCACGTGGAACAGATATTATTTTGCATTTACGTGATGATGCACTTGAGTATTTAGAGTCTTATAAAGTTAAACAAATCATCAATAAATATTCTGATCACATCAGCTTGCCAATCGAAATGCAAAAAGAAGTATGGCAGGAAGAAGAAGTTGCTGAGGGTGAAGAGCCTAAAGGCGGTCAGTATGTGAAAACTGATGAGTGGGAAGCAATTAACTCTGCAAGTGCTTTGTGGACACGCAATAAATCAGAAGTGACTGAAGAGCAATATGTTGAGTTCTATAAGAATTTAACCCATGACTTCGAAGCACCGTTGGCTTGGACACATAACCGTGTCGAGGGTAGCACTGAATATACCCAATTGCTTTATATTCCAAGCAAAGCAGCGAGCAATATTTTCACGCGTGAAGCCAAAGCAGGCATCAAACTCTATGTGAAACGTGTATTCATCATGGATGAAGCGGATAATTTAATTCCAAATTATTTACGTTTCGTACAAGGTGTGGTGGACAGTGCTGATTTACCATTAAATGTCAGCCGTGAATTATTGCAAGAAAGCCGTGATGTGAAAACCATTCGTGAGGGCAATACCCGCCGTGTTTTGACTACTTTGGATGGCTTGGCAAAATCTGAAGATGCAGCAGACCAAGAGAAATTCAAAACTTTCTATGCTGAATTTGGTTCAGTGATCAAGGAAGGTTTGGGCGAGGACATGGGTAACCGTGACCGTATTCTTAAACTTTTACGCTTCTCTACTTCGACCAATGATGAAGTTTCAACGTCACTTGAAGCCTACAAAGCACGTATGAAAGACGGGCAAAAAGCCATTTACTACGTGACTGCGGACAGCTTGGCAGCAGCGAAAAACTCACCACAACTTGAATTGTTCCGTAAAAAAGACATCGAAGTATTGTTAATGGCGGATCGTGTTGATGAATGGGCAATGGAGTTTGTTCATGAGTTTGACGGTACACCAATGCAAAACGTGGCAAAAGGTGCTGTTGATCTTGGTGACTTACAAGATGCCGAAGAGAAAAAAGCACTTGAAGCAGCGGCAGAGCAGTTTAAACCTGTGGTTGATAAATTGTCTGATTCACTCAAAGCCAAAACCAAAGAAGTGCGTGTAACGACTCGTCTTGTTGATTCTCCTGCGTGTTTGGTGACAGGTGAAGGTGAGCTTTCACCACAATTGGTGCGTATGTTGAAACAAGCAGGGCAAGCGGTACCTGAGTCTAAACCGATTCTTGAAATCAACCCTGAGCATCCTTTGGTGAAAAAATTGGAAAGTTCAGCGCAGTTTGATGATTTAGCCAATGTGATTTTCGATCAAGCCGTGATTGCAGAAGGTGGTTTACCTGATGATCCTGCGGAATATGTAAAACGTATTAACAATTTATTGCTGAAATAA